In one Butyrivibrio proteoclasticus B316 genomic region, the following are encoded:
- a CDS encoding YjfB family protein produces the protein MDIPALSMALSQNKILNDVGVAVLAKSLDTMESAGEALVSTIDSAAELSVNPNVGANIDIRV, from the coding sequence ATGGATATTCCCGCTTTATCAATGGCATTATCTCAGAACAAAATTCTAAACGATGTTGGAGTGGCGGTGTTGGCAAAAAGTCTTGATACTATGGAGAGCGCTGGAGAAGCGCTAGTATCGACGATAGATTCGGCTGCAGAGCTTTCTGTTAACCCCAATGTTGGCGCCAATATCGATATTAGAGTCTGA
- a CDS encoding CPBP family intramembrane glutamic endopeptidase: MDYRRANRAYLYMILSTIGLVLVLSLWYLNGGAEVSILMNNILSEAVVLIPALAAVFYSGDKLSVLIPFHKIHISSALLIVVYVLTLFPLVAFVNSVSMLFVENTVSALSDDVIAMPMWVMILSIGLLGPFIEEVVFRGIILQSYQRTGRIIGSIVLSSVLFGMMHMNFNQFAYGAVMGVMLALLVEATGTVLASFIAHAVFNTIEVVMMFLSSDALDEASELASDYMGELGGTVSTIIYHAYLLLAAVLFTTVSVLIVRKISEIEGRKEFLIGIPRNKRQGYKLVTIPLIIAIIVAVAFMFFSAGLI, from the coding sequence ATGGATTACAGGAGAGCTAACAGAGCGTATTTATACATGATCCTTTCTACGATTGGCCTTGTTTTAGTACTCTCTTTATGGTATTTGAACGGCGGCGCGGAAGTATCAATCCTGATGAATAATATCCTGAGTGAAGCGGTAGTGCTGATACCTGCACTTGCAGCTGTTTTTTACAGCGGTGACAAGTTGTCGGTTCTTATACCCTTTCACAAGATTCACATTTCATCAGCATTACTTATAGTGGTGTATGTGCTGACTCTTTTTCCTTTGGTAGCATTTGTAAATTCAGTTTCGATGCTGTTTGTAGAAAACACGGTGTCGGCTCTAAGTGATGATGTTATCGCGATGCCTATGTGGGTAATGATCCTTTCAATTGGTCTTTTAGGACCTTTTATCGAGGAAGTTGTGTTCAGAGGGATCATATTGCAGAGCTATCAGAGAACTGGCAGAATAATTGGCTCTATAGTGTTGTCATCAGTTCTTTTTGGTATGATGCATATGAATTTCAACCAGTTTGCGTATGGCGCGGTTATGGGAGTAATGCTTGCACTTTTGGTGGAGGCTACGGGTACAGTTCTTGCATCGTTTATTGCCCATGCTGTGTTTAATACCATAGAAGTGGTTATGATGTTCTTAAGTAGTGATGCACTTGATGAGGCCTCAGAACTTGCAAGTGACTACATGGGTGAACTAGGTGGAACTGTTTCAACGATCATTTACCATGCATATCTGCTTCTTGCAGCTGTTTTATTTACTACGGTTTCGGTTCTGATTGTCAGGAAGATTTCTGAAATAGAAGGAAGAAAAGAATTTTTGATCGGCATTCCACGCAATAAGAGACAAGGATATAAACTTGTTACTATTCCGCTTATCATTGCAATTATAGTAGCGGTAGCATTTATGTTCTTTTCTGCAGGCTTGATTTAA
- a CDS encoding CvfB family protein, with the protein MIRLGEKQKLSVIKKVDFGVYLAEEGAEEKVLLPIKQVPEGTEIGSEIEVFIYKDSDDRLIATTKEPKIMLGDVRVLRVKETSKIGAFMDWGLEKDVLLPFREQTRKVKAGENVLCALYVDKSSRLAVTMNVYPYLRSDSPYSKDDKVIGTVYELSDNFGAFVAVDDIYSGLIPKKELFGDIKIGDSVNARITSVKEDGRLNLSVREKAYLQMDSDAEKLMKMIEEGGGKLPFTDKASPELIRNKTQMSKNEFKRAVGRLLKEGRITIGKDSIDKI; encoded by the coding sequence ATGATTAGACTTGGAGAAAAGCAGAAATTATCTGTGATCAAGAAGGTAGACTTCGGAGTTTATCTTGCAGAAGAAGGGGCAGAAGAAAAAGTTCTTTTACCTATTAAGCAGGTTCCGGAAGGAACAGAAATAGGCAGTGAAATAGAAGTTTTTATTTATAAAGACTCAGATGACAGGCTTATAGCAACGACCAAAGAGCCCAAGATCATGCTTGGTGATGTAAGGGTATTGAGAGTCAAAGAAACAAGTAAGATTGGCGCTTTTATGGATTGGGGACTTGAGAAGGATGTTCTTTTACCATTTAGAGAGCAGACCAGAAAAGTCAAGGCCGGAGAAAATGTTCTTTGTGCGCTTTATGTGGATAAGAGCAGTCGTCTTGCTGTAACTATGAACGTATATCCTTACCTTAGAAGTGACAGCCCATATTCCAAGGACGATAAGGTCATAGGAACTGTATATGAATTAAGTGATAACTTTGGTGCCTTTGTGGCAGTTGATGATATTTATTCGGGCCTTATTCCCAAGAAGGAGCTGTTCGGCGATATTAAGATCGGAGACAGTGTAAATGCCAGGATCACATCTGTTAAAGAGGATGGAAGACTTAACCTCAGTGTACGCGAGAAGGCATATCTTCAGATGGACTCAGACGCAGAGAAACTTATGAAGATGATAGAGGAGGGTGGCGGTAAGCTTCCTTTTACAGATAAGGCTTCACCTGAGCTTATAAGGAATAAAACTCAGATGAGTAAAAATGAATTCAAGCGTGCGGTTGGACGTCTTCTCAAGGAAGGTCGTATCACAATTGGCAAGGATAGCATAGATAAGATTTAA
- a CDS encoding acyl-[acyl-carrier-protein] thioesterase encodes MYSFDSRIRYSEVDSNAVLTIESLIDYFQDCSTFQTQDGPATMEYLRSKGIAWVLNSWQIEIKRLPKLCEEVTTGTIPYMLKGPMGLRNFFMKTTEGEMLAVANSVWTLFDFEKGVPTRVTPEIIAAYPVEEKLEMEYLSRKIDIPDGDSRNGEEIPIRRHHLDTNNHVNNGQYIRMALESLPDKTLDVTHLRAEYKKQALLGDVLYPVVIRSNIGDNKVYTVSLNDKDKEAVCIVQIWA; translated from the coding sequence ATGTATTCATTTGATTCAAGGATCAGATATAGTGAAGTTGATAGCAATGCAGTTCTGACAATAGAATCTCTTATAGATTATTTTCAGGATTGCTCAACATTCCAGACGCAGGATGGGCCTGCAACAATGGAGTATCTTAGGAGCAAGGGAATTGCATGGGTGCTTAATTCCTGGCAAATAGAAATAAAGAGACTTCCAAAACTCTGTGAAGAGGTAACGACAGGTACAATTCCATACATGTTGAAGGGACCTATGGGTCTTCGTAACTTTTTTATGAAGACTACAGAGGGTGAGATGCTTGCGGTAGCCAATTCCGTATGGACTCTTTTTGATTTTGAAAAGGGCGTTCCTACGAGGGTGACTCCTGAGATCATAGCGGCTTATCCTGTAGAAGAAAAGCTTGAGATGGAGTACCTTAGCAGGAAAATAGATATTCCTGATGGGGATAGCAGAAACGGCGAGGAAATACCAATTAGGAGACATCACCTGGATACTAATAACCATGTAAATAATGGTCAGTATATCAGAATGGCGCTTGAAAGTTTGCCTGATAAAACTCTGGATGTTACGCATCTTCGCGCAGAATACAAGAAGCAGGCTCTTTTGGGAGATGTCCTATATCCGGTTGTGATTAGAAGTAATATAGGAGATAATAAAGTATATACAGTAAGCCTTAATGACAAGGACAAGGAAGCAGTGTGCATTGTCCAGATTTGGGCTTAA
- a CDS encoding glutamine synthetase III family protein, whose protein sequence is MWNYMGNNVNVEEIFGQNVFTLAKMRERLPKNVYKEVVNVTEHGGELSKESADVVANAMKEWAVEHGATHYTHWFQPLTGITAEKHDSFVGSADKDGRMLTSFSGKELIKGEPDASSFPSGGLRATFEARGYTTWDITSPAFLKESGAGVTLCIPTAFCSYTGEALDKKTPLLRSMEAINREALRIVRLFGNTTATKVNVSVGPEQEYFLVDWDKSMKREDLIFTGRTLFGAQPPKGQEMEDHYFGVIRERVGEFMKDLNVELWKLGVPDKTQHNEVAPGQHELAPVYETANIAVDHNQIIMETMKRVAEHHHMRCLLHEKPFAGVNGSGKHDNWSLCTDDGINLLDPGDTPNKNVQFLFVLACILKAVDTHADLLRQSASDVGNDHRLGANEAPPAIISVFLGEQLEDVVRQLIETGVAKSSKKGGKLKTGVSTLPEFEKDATDRNRTSPFAFTGNKFEFRMVGSSDSMASSNTTLNTIVAEAFCEAADKLEKAKNFDEAVHDLIKEYLTDHQRIIFNGDGYSDAWVEEAKRRGLPNIASTIEAADTLTTKKAIELFENFGVYTRTELESRKEIIFESYAKTINIEALTMIDMASKQIIPAVMKYSGRLAKDVNEITNAGVDASVQLQELKDIQSNLSLMKKALDELKKLEAKAAKIDDQRELAFFYKDKVRPVMAALREPADALEMLVDKKDWPFPTYADLLFEG, encoded by the coding sequence ATGTGGAATTACATGGGTAACAATGTGAATGTTGAAGAGATTTTCGGGCAGAATGTCTTTACTCTTGCCAAGATGAGAGAGCGCCTTCCCAAGAATGTTTACAAGGAAGTTGTAAATGTTACGGAGCATGGCGGAGAGCTGTCCAAGGAATCAGCTGATGTGGTAGCAAATGCGATGAAGGAGTGGGCTGTAGAGCACGGCGCTACTCATTATACTCATTGGTTCCAGCCTCTTACAGGTATTACTGCTGAGAAGCATGATTCATTTGTTGGTAGTGCTGACAAAGATGGACGTATGCTTACTTCTTTTTCCGGCAAAGAGCTTATAAAGGGTGAGCCTGATGCATCTTCTTTTCCATCAGGAGGACTTCGTGCCACATTTGAGGCAAGAGGTTATACAACCTGGGATATTACTTCACCTGCTTTCTTAAAAGAATCAGGCGCAGGTGTTACACTTTGCATTCCTACAGCATTTTGTTCTTATACAGGAGAAGCACTTGATAAGAAGACTCCACTTTTAAGATCAATGGAGGCGATTAACAGAGAAGCTCTTCGAATTGTAAGATTATTTGGAAATACAACTGCTACCAAGGTTAACGTATCTGTAGGACCTGAGCAGGAGTACTTCCTTGTGGACTGGGACAAGTCCATGAAGAGAGAAGACCTGATCTTTACAGGCAGAACACTTTTTGGTGCTCAGCCTCCTAAGGGCCAGGAGATGGAGGATCACTATTTTGGTGTAATCCGTGAGCGCGTAGGCGAGTTCATGAAGGATCTCAATGTAGAACTTTGGAAGCTTGGAGTTCCTGATAAAACTCAGCACAATGAGGTTGCTCCCGGACAGCATGAGCTTGCACCTGTCTATGAGACAGCCAATATTGCAGTAGATCATAACCAGATCATCATGGAAACTATGAAGCGTGTGGCAGAGCATCACCATATGAGATGCCTTCTTCACGAGAAACCATTCGCGGGAGTAAATGGCTCAGGTAAGCATGATAACTGGTCTCTTTGCACAGATGACGGTATCAACCTTCTTGATCCCGGCGATACACCTAATAAAAATGTTCAGTTCCTCTTTGTTCTTGCCTGCATCCTTAAGGCTGTAGACACACACGCAGATTTGCTCAGACAGAGTGCTTCAGATGTTGGTAATGATCACAGACTTGGAGCAAACGAGGCACCTCCTGCTATCATTTCAGTATTCCTTGGTGAGCAGCTTGAGGATGTTGTAAGACAGCTTATCGAGACAGGTGTAGCTAAGTCCAGCAAAAAAGGCGGTAAGCTCAAGACCGGCGTATCTACACTTCCTGAGTTTGAAAAAGATGCTACAGATAGAAACAGAACATCACCTTTTGCTTTTACAGGTAATAAGTTTGAGTTCAGAATGGTTGGATCATCAGATTCAATGGCAAGCTCAAATACTACACTTAACACTATAGTTGCAGAGGCATTCTGCGAGGCTGCTGATAAGCTTGAAAAGGCCAAGAATTTTGATGAGGCAGTTCATGATCTTATCAAGGAGTATCTGACAGATCACCAGAGAATTATTTTCAATGGTGACGGATATTCAGATGCCTGGGTAGAGGAGGCTAAGAGACGCGGTCTTCCTAATATTGCATCAACTATTGAGGCTGCAGATACTCTTACTACCAAGAAGGCAATCGAGCTGTTTGAGAACTTTGGAGTATATACCAGGACTGAGCTTGAATCCAGAAAAGAGATCATATTTGAATCATATGCCAAGACTATCAATATTGAGGCTCTTACTATGATAGATATGGCTTCCAAGCAGATCATTCCTGCTGTTATGAAGTATTCAGGAAGACTAGCCAAGGATGTAAATGAAATAACTAATGCAGGAGTGGATGCTTCTGTACAGCTTCAGGAACTTAAAGATATTCAGAGCAATCTTTCACTGATGAAGAAGGCACTGGATGAACTTAAGAAGCTTGAGGCTAAGGCTGCCAAGATTGATGATCAGAGGGAGCTTGCTTTCTTCTACAAAGACAAGGTAAGGCCTGTTATGGCAGCGCTCAGAGAGCCTGCTGATGCTCTTGAAATGCTTGTTGATAAAAAAGATTGGCCATTCCCTACATATGCAGATTTATTATTTGAGGGCTGA
- a CDS encoding peptidase U32 family protein yields MKKPELLIPASSLEVLKTAVMFGADAVYIGGDAFGLRAKAKNFSPEEMKEGIEFAHAHGVKVHVTVNILAHNYDLDGVETYLHELKELKPDALIIADPGIFMKARRICPEIDIHVSTQANNTNYETYNFWHDLGAKRVVAARELSLREIKEITSRIPEDLEMECFIHGAMCISYSGRCLLSNYFTGRDANKGACTHPCRWKYSVVEEKRPGEYLPVYENERGTYIFNSKDLCMIEHIPEMVDAGIDSCKIEGRMKTALYVATVARTYRKAIDDFFESEEKYRENMPWYLDQISKCTYRQFTTGFYFGKPSDEAQIYDNNTYVNEYIYLGIVNEIDNRGYAKFEQRNKFSVGDDIEIMKPDGTDVKVKVEAMFAEDGTAVDSCPHSKQTLFVKLSEQPEKYDILRVKSKRTTGKRKYTGLRYLKKYRCHGLIDVYSIMHLRDK; encoded by the coding sequence ATGAAAAAACCAGAGTTACTAATTCCGGCAAGCAGCCTGGAAGTATTAAAAACAGCTGTTATGTTTGGCGCAGATGCAGTTTACATAGGCGGTGATGCCTTTGGACTTCGTGCCAAGGCCAAGAACTTTAGCCCTGAAGAAATGAAAGAGGGTATAGAGTTTGCTCATGCTCACGGAGTTAAGGTGCATGTTACAGTTAATATCCTTGCACACAACTATGATCTTGATGGCGTAGAAACATATCTTCACGAGTTAAAAGAGCTTAAGCCTGATGCTCTTATCATAGCTGATCCGGGAATTTTTATGAAAGCCAGAAGAATTTGCCCTGAAATTGACATTCATGTTTCAACTCAGGCCAATAATACCAACTATGAAACATATAATTTCTGGCATGATCTTGGTGCTAAGAGAGTAGTGGCTGCAAGAGAATTGTCACTTCGCGAGATCAAGGAGATAACATCAAGAATTCCGGAAGATCTTGAGATGGAGTGCTTTATCCACGGAGCTATGTGTATTTCCTACTCTGGAAGATGCCTCCTCTCCAATTACTTTACCGGAAGAGATGCCAATAAAGGCGCGTGCACTCATCCATGCAGATGGAAATATTCTGTCGTTGAGGAAAAAAGACCCGGGGAATATCTTCCTGTATATGAGAATGAGCGCGGAACCTATATTTTTAATTCCAAGGATTTGTGCATGATAGAACATATTCCAGAGATGGTTGATGCAGGAATTGACAGCTGCAAGATCGAAGGAAGAATGAAAACTGCACTCTATGTAGCTACTGTAGCCAGAACCTACAGAAAGGCTATCGATGATTTCTTTGAATCTGAAGAGAAGTACAGGGAAAATATGCCATGGTATCTTGATCAGATTTCAAAGTGTACATACAGACAGTTTACAACCGGTTTCTACTTTGGCAAGCCAAGCGATGAAGCACAGATATATGATAATAATACCTATGTTAATGAATACATATATCTTGGAATAGTTAATGAAATAGATAACAGAGGTTATGCTAAATTTGAACAGAGAAACAAATTCTCTGTTGGAGATGATATTGAGATAATGAAACCTGACGGAACTGACGTCAAGGTTAAGGTTGAGGCTATGTTTGCTGAGGATGGAACAGCAGTGGATTCATGTCCTCATTCCAAACAGACCCTTTTTGTCAAATTATCAGAGCAGCCTGAAAAGTATGATATTTTGAGGGTTAAATCNAAAAGAACCACAGGAAAAAGAAAATATACCGGATTGCGGTATTTAAAAAAATACAGATGCCATGGGTTAATAGATGTATATTCAATTATGCATCTTAGGGACAAGTAA
- a CDS encoding O-methyltransferase has translation MVEQDRMTAFINSLDPGNTPYLDELERKAKEDDVPIIRKDTQALLKFLMVQSKPKNILEVGCAVGFSALLMAEYSSADTKITTIEKYEKRIPIARQNFIQYDTNNKITLMEGDATEILKTLSPGYDFIFMDAAKGQYINFLPDCLRILNKGGLLVSDNVLQDGDVIESRFAVTRRDRTIHARMREYLYELKHNDALNTVILTVGDGMTLSVKL, from the coding sequence GTGGTTGAACAGGATAGAATGACAGCTTTCATCAATTCACTTGATCCGGGTAATACCCCTTACCTTGATGAACTTGAGAGAAAAGCTAAAGAGGATGATGTTCCTATTATTCGTAAGGATACGCAGGCGTTACTTAAATTTCTGATGGTACAGTCAAAGCCCAAAAACATTTTGGAAGTTGGCTGTGCTGTTGGCTTTTCTGCTCTTCTTATGGCAGAATACAGCAGCGCAGATACTAAGATTACTACAATTGAGAAGTATGAAAAGCGTATTCCCATAGCCAGACAGAATTTTATACAGTACGACACTAATAATAAAATCACACTCATGGAAGGTGATGCGACTGAAATACTTAAAACGCTCTCTCCGGGGTATGATTTTATTTTTATGGATGCGGCAAAGGGGCAGTATATCAATTTTTTACCGGATTGTCTCAGAATTCTTAATAAAGGAGGATTATTGGTTTCCGACAATGTCCTTCAGGATGGAGATGTGATAGAATCCAGATTTGCTGTTACAAGAAGAGACCGTACTATTCATGCGAGAATGCGGGAGTATTTATATGAACTCAAGCATAATGATGCTTTAAATACAGTTATATTGACAGTGGGAGATGGAATGACCCTGTCAGTTAAACTGTGA
- a CDS encoding endolytic transglycosylase MltG — protein sequence MSVRKFVLGLLDAAVKIAFVIVVILLISRYSSLAYNYGYHIFNQVPVSSGTGRTVTVTISEGDSASTIADKLASVGLITDKNLFKLQEKLSDYHGMEAPGTYELSTAMTPEEMLQIMAAGSVKTTESGAQAGEDGSDSETDSSEDAEPEVQEETNGG from the coding sequence ATGAGTGTTAGGAAATTTGTTCTTGGTCTGCTTGATGCGGCAGTTAAAATTGCATTTGTTATTGTTGTGATATTGCTTATCAGCAGATATTCCAGCTTGGCCTACAATTATGGATACCACATTTTTAACCAGGTTCCTGTATCCTCCGGAACGGGCAGAACGGTGACTGTGACTATCTCTGAAGGTGATTCTGCAAGTACTATCGCAGACAAGCTTGCAAGTGTAGGACTTATTACAGACAAAAACTTATTTAAACTTCAGGAGAAACTATCAGATTATCACGGGATGGAAGCTCCTGGTACATATGAACTGAGTACAGCCATGACACCTGAAGAGATGCTTCAGATTATGGCTGCGGGTTCTGTGAAGACTACAGAATCCGGTGCTCAGGCAGGCGAGGATGGCTCTGATAGTGAAACGGATAGTTCAGAAGATGCTGAGCCAGAGGTTCAAGAGGAAACAAATGGTGGTTGA
- a CDS encoding ribonuclease J, with amino-acid sequence MSKKKIENTSKLQVIPLGGLEQIGMNITAFRYEDSIIVVDCGLSFPDDDMLGIDLVIPDITYLQENIDKVKGFVITHGHEDHIGALPYVLHELNVPVYATRLTMGIIEHKLEEHNLLGNTRRKVVKFGQSINLGQFRVEFIRTNHSIVDAAALAIYSPAGIVVHTGDFKVDYTPVYGDPIDLQRFAEIGKKGVLALMCDSTNAERPGFTASEKTVGRTLASLFDEHENNRIIVATFASNVDRVQQIINTAHKCGRKVVVEGRSMVSIIDIAQKLECIQIPDNTLIDIDQLKDYPENKTVIITTGSQGESMAALSRMASGQHRKLSIGAGDTVIFSSHPIPGNEKSVTNIINELQMKGADVIFQDVHVSGHACQEDIKLIYTLVKPKYSVPVHGEYRHLIAQANIARDLGIAKENIFILHSGDVLEMDDEGAKIKGKVPCGAILVDGLGVGDVGNVVLRDRQHLAEDGIVIVVFGIDKENGQLISGPSIVSRGFVYVRESDKLIDDATDLVLDDVTEALDKGITDWGKLKNIVKDALSDYIWKKTKRRPMIMPIIMDTNY; translated from the coding sequence TTGAGTAAAAAGAAAATTGAAAATACGTCCAAACTGCAGGTCATCCCATTAGGTGGCCTTGAGCAGATTGGAATGAACATCACTGCCTTCAGGTATGAAGACAGTATTATTGTGGTGGATTGCGGTTTGTCTTTTCCCGACGACGACATGCTTGGAATTGACCTTGTAATCCCTGATATCACATATCTGCAGGAAAATATTGATAAAGTAAAAGGCTTTGTGATCACACACGGACATGAGGATCATATTGGAGCGCTTCCATATGTACTGCATGAATTAAATGTCCCTGTATATGCTACAAGGCTTACTATGGGCATAATTGAACATAAGCTCGAGGAACACAATCTTCTTGGAAATACAAGGAGAAAGGTTGTTAAGTTTGGACAGTCAATAAATCTTGGCCAGTTCAGAGTTGAGTTTATCAGGACTAACCATTCGATTGTTGATGCTGCGGCTCTTGCTATATATTCTCCTGCCGGAATAGTAGTTCACACAGGTGATTTTAAGGTTGACTACACACCTGTTTATGGAGATCCTATCGACCTTCAGAGATTTGCAGAAATTGGTAAAAAAGGCGTTCTTGCACTCATGTGCGATTCAACCAATGCAGAGAGACCAGGCTTTACAGCTTCTGAGAAAACTGTTGGAAGAACTCTTGCATCTCTTTTTGATGAGCATGAGAATAACAGAATTATTGTAGCTACTTTTGCTTCTAACGTAGACAGAGTTCAGCAGATCATCAATACAGCGCATAAATGCGGCAGAAAGGTTGTTGTAGAAGGCCGTAGTATGGTCAGCATCATTGATATTGCTCAGAAACTTGAGTGCATACAGATACCTGACAATACACTTATCGATATAGATCAGCTCAAGGATTATCCTGAGAATAAGACAGTTATCATTACTACCGGAAGCCAGGGAGAGAGTATGGCTGCCCTTAGCAGAATGGCAAGTGGTCAGCACAGAAAACTGTCCATAGGTGCCGGAGATACAGTTATTTTCTCATCACACCCTATTCCGGGCAATGAGAAGTCAGTGACAAATATTATCAATGAGCTTCAGATGAAGGGTGCAGATGTTATATTCCAGGATGTGCATGTTTCCGGACATGCATGTCAGGAGGATATCAAACTGATCTATACTTTGGTTAAACCCAAGTATTCAGTTCCTGTTCACGGTGAGTACAGACATCTTATTGCGCAGGCCAATATCGCCAGAGACCTTGGAATTGCCAAGGAGAATATTTTTATCCTTCATTCAGGAGATGTTCTTGAAATGGATGATGAAGGTGCCAAGATTAAGGGAAAAGTTCCTTGCGGAGCAATTCTTGTCGATGGACTCGGAGTTGGTGATGTAGGTAATGTGGTCCTGAGAGATAGACAACATTTGGCAGAAGATGGTATTGTAATAGTTGTATTTGGAATCGATAAGGAGAACGGACAACTCATATCGGGACCAAGTATTGTTTCCAGAGGCTTTGTATATGTCAGAGAGTCAGACAAGCTGATAGATGATGCTACAGATCTTGTACTTGATGATGTGACAGAAGCGCTGGATAAAGGCATTACCGATTGGGGTAAACTCAAGAACATCGTCAAGGATGCTCTTAGTGATTATATTTGGAAAAAGACAAAGAGAAGACCGATGATCATGCCTATCATAATGGATACTAATTATTGA
- a CDS encoding DUF1292 domain-containing protein: MEKIIFSPDGEEPVEFYCLEQTVIGAKTYLLVTDEEDGDGEALILRDDSDIKDEQALYAIVDDDLELEAVAGVFRKLLAEDDIDLDI, from the coding sequence TTGGAAAAGATTATTTTTAGTCCGGACGGAGAAGAGCCGGTAGAATTCTATTGTTTGGAACAGACAGTTATTGGTGCCAAGACTTACCTTCTTGTCACAGATGAAGAAGATGGTGACGGAGAAGCGCTTATTTTGCGCGACGACTCCGATATTAAAGATGAGCAGGCGCTTTATGCGATCGTGGATGATGACCTGGAACTTGAAGCAGTTGCAGGTGTATTTCGCAAGCTCCTTGCCGAGGATGATATAGATCTCGATATTTAA
- the ruvX gene encoding Holliday junction resolvase RuvX translates to MRIMGLDYGSKTVGVAISDELLLTAQGREIIRRKEENKLRRTLARIEELIVEYGVTKIVLGLPLNMDQTPSERSQLCLEFKDKIERRTGIPVVMWDERLTTVEADEIMDEAGIRGRDRKEYVDMIAAQIILQDYLDNTDKAIDEK, encoded by the coding sequence ATGCGAATTATGGGACTTGATTACGGTTCCAAGACTGTTGGAGTCGCTATTAGTGATGAGCTTCTTTTGACAGCTCAGGGACGCGAAATCATCCGTAGAAAAGAAGAAAACAAATTACGAAGAACTTTAGCGCGCATTGAGGAGCTTATTGTTGAGTATGGGGTAACTAAGATAGTTCTGGGACTTCCGCTTAATATGGATCAGACTCCCTCTGAGCGCTCACAGTTGTGTCTGGAATTCAAGGACAAGATAGAGCGAAGGACAGGAATCCCGGTAGTAATGTGGGATGAGAGACTTACAACAGTAGAAGCTGACGAGATTATGGATGAAGCCGGGATCAGGGGACGAGACCGGAAAGAATATGTAGATATGATAGCTGCGCAGATCATTCTTCAGGATTATCTTGATAATACTGACAAAGCTATCGATGAGAAATGA
- a CDS encoding IreB family regulatory phosphoprotein, giving the protein MADQDLGNTQYFKVEVEPETGVKKVLSVVYDALLEKGYNPVNQIVGYIMSGDPTYITSHQGARSLIMKVERDELVEEMLTEYIKSNDWARK; this is encoded by the coding sequence ATGGCAGATCAGGATTTAGGAAATACCCAATATTTTAAAGTTGAGGTTGAACCGGAAACTGGTGTTAAGAAGGTTCTCTCAGTTGTTTATGATGCTCTTTTGGAGAAGGGCTATAATCCGGTTAACCAGATCGTTGGATACATTATGTCAGGCGATCCTACATACATTACTAGCCATCAGGGAGCCAGAAGCCTTATCATGAAGGTTGAGCGTGATGAACTTGTAGAGGAGATGCTCACTGAGTATATTAAGAGCAACGACTGGGCTAGAAAGTAA